ATTGTTCGGCAAATTGACGGCCGTTCCGGGCGAGCACGAGATGCTTCTCGCCATCTTGCTCGAGGCGGCCGAGGCGATGGAACGAGAGGCGACGTGTTGCGTGTATCAAGTCGCGGCGTCGCTCGACGACGAGTCGATCGTCGTCTATGAGGTGTGGGAAAGTATGGAGGCGCATCAACAATCGCTGTCGCTTGAGACGACACAGACGTTGATTGGGAAGGCACGGCCGATTCTGGCCAATATCGAGCGCTTGGCGGTGTTCGAGCCGCGGGACGGTCATTAAAAAAATCCACGTCCGTGGACGTGGATGAAAGGTCATGCTTTCGTCAAGCTGCCTTTGACTTGCTCATAAAACTCGTCCATCATCCCAGTCCGGCTACCGAGCTGGCAGATGAGTTCGAGCGTCTCTTTATAGAACTTTTTGACGAGTCCTTTGTTTTTGATGTTGTCCATCGACGCCATCGTCTTGTCGAGGTTTTGGAGAATCTCTTCAATCTGGTCGTCCGAGTCCGGTTTCACGACCGTCATATTGTCCGGAATTTTGACGACTTTGTCTTGCTCCTGATGACGGAACGACGCGCCGAAGCCGAGATTCTCGATGAACAAGTGCGGCATCACTTTCTGACCGAAGAACTGCTTATGCCATTCCGTCGCTTTCATCGTGTCCATGTCCTGCTTGAACGTGGACGCTGTCGAGACGTACTTTTTGAACAGGTCGGTCATGAACTTCTCGATGACCGGGATTTGAAGGGCGAAGACGTTTTTTAAGAGCGCGTCGAGCTGTGCGCGTGACAATTGTTGTTCGTTTGACATATCAGTTCCTCTTTTCTATAATACGATATCTTCATCGTATGGGATTGACGGACGTGCGTCAACGCATCCTAAAACATTTTTTCAGAATATTTAGTGTACGCTCGATGAGATATGAGATAATCAGGTCATGACAGACTTCACAGAAGGAGTGGTTCAGATGAATAAAACAATGAAATGGGCGGTCGCGCTTGGCGTGACGGGTGCCCTCGTCGCAACGGTCGGTGTCGTCTCGTCCCGGGGACGGACTGACGATACGACGCAGACGATCCGTGACCGTGAGCTCGGTTATGAGATCATTCTCCCGTCGAAAATCGTCGAGGCGATTGAGCGTGGGGACGTCTATATCGAGAAGGCGCAGGACGTCGTCGATGTCGGCGATCAGAACAGCTACGGCACGTTCGACCTCTACTATAACGTCGAGGACGGTGACGACCAGTTGTTGTTCCATTTGGACTTGATTGACCGTGAACTATCGGAAGCGGCGTTCGCCCAGGAAGTCGGCTACGGCAACTACCTCGGTGCGAGCGACAAGACGTTCTTCTGGGTCGAACCGACCGAGGCCGTCCCGGGTGCCGAGGCGCACACGGATGAGATCGCGGAGCTGCTTGAGACGCTCCCAGAGCTCGAGTTCCGTACGTTATGAGCCTGCCCGCTATGATATGCTCCCCAATAAGTAGACAGATGAAATAACAAATCTGTTTATCTGATTGGGGAGTGTTTTTTTATGACGAGAAGTCGACATACGATCGAACAAAAACTGAGCGCGCTGCGCATGATGAATCAAGGCACATATACCTGGAAGGAAATCAGGGAGGCACATGACGTCTCTATGGACACCCTTCAGTTATGGAAAGTAAAATTCGATACCGGCGGTATTGACGCGTTGAAGCAATCGAGGACATGGAAGCCCTACACCAAGGAACAGAAGATTGCGGCGGTCCGTGACTATCTCGGTGGTCTCACTAAACTAGAGACACTCTCCAAACATCAAATCAGTCACTGGTCTGTTCTTCACAGATGGATTAGGAAGTATACTAGTCATAGCGAGTTAACAGATTCGAGAAAAGGGATGGGTCTAGCTATGACAAAAGGAAGAAAAACTACATTTGAAGAGCGCTTTGAGATCGTGAAATACTGTTTGGAGAATGGTCGCAACTACCAGCAGACCGCGGAACAATATCAGGTATCCTATGCCCAGGTCTATGGCTGGGTCAAGAAGTATGACACGACCGGGGCCGAAGCGCTCCTAGACCGCCGTGGGCGTACGAAGCCAGAGGATGAACTAAGTGAAGAAGAGAAGCTGAAACGTCGTATCCAGCAAATGGAGCTTGAGAACGAACTTCTTCGTGCGGACAACCTGTTCCTAAAAAAGTTAGAGGAGATCGAGAGGAGGTCGTGATCAGCCAGGTACGGCTACAGCAAAGATATATCGCCATCAAAGAATTGAACGAAGAGGAAGCCCTCTCGATTGTGCTCCTCTGCCGGGTCGCCGGCATCTCACGGGCGGCCTATTACAAATGGTTGAATCGCACCATATCGGTGCGTCAAGAAGAGAACGAGAAGCTCCTGGAGGACATCCGTCTACTCTATGATCAGGCGAACGGGACATACGGGTACCGTCGGATCACGATGACCATCAATCGGTTACGCCGGCAACAAAGCTTGTCCCCGTTCAATGAAAAGCGAATCTATCGTTTGATGCATAGCCATGGGATTCAATCGATCATCCGCCGGAAGCGGAGGAAACATAAGAAGTCAACGCCACAGCATGTGGCCGAGAACTTGATGAACCGAGAGTTCAGCGCGGCCCGGCCGGACGAGAAATGGTGCACCGACGTCACCGAGTTCAAATACGGTGCCGGAAAGAAGGCGTACCTTAGCGCGATTATCGACCTGTACGACGGCTCAATCGTCGCCTATCGTGTCGGGAAGTCCAACAACAACGGGCTCGTCTTTAAAACGATGATGCCAGCCATCGCGCGTCTACGTACAGGAGCGAGTCTGATGATCCATAGCGACCGAGGGTTCCAATACACCTCGAGAGGGTTCAAACGCATGGTAGAGGACGCGGGACTGACCCACAGCATGTCCCGCGTGGGACGCTGTATCGACAACGCCCCAATCGAGAGTTTCTGGGGCACCCTGAAAGTGGAGATGTACTATTTGCGTGAGTTCCAGGCCTATAGCGAACTGACGAAGGCAATCGAGAACTACATAGCGTTCTACAACCACGACCGTTTCCAGAAACGACTAAACGGCCTGAGTCCTGTCGAATACAGGTCTCAAGCCGCCTAGGTTGGTTTTCATTATTTACACTGTCTACTTGACGGGGAGCAGTTCACTACGGCGGGCTTTTTCGATTATGCTACAATATGACGTGAGGTGATTTCATGAATTGGACAGTAGAAGAAGTGAGACAAGCAGAACAGGTTGGCGCGCTCGAGGCAGCGGTCAACGCATATGACAAGATTGACGTGAAACTCGGGCACGTGGCGGTCGGTCAGAACGACTACGCCGTCTATGATGACGAAACGCTCGTCGGCTATATGGTGCTCTTCCCGTATCTCCCGAACGAGTATGAAGTGAACGCGCTCGTTCATCCGGACTATCGCAAACAAGGCGTCTTCACGGCGCTTTTGGAGGCGGCAAAGCAAGACGCGAAACAGAACGGCTGTGAGGCGTTCACGTTCGTCATCGACCGCAAGTCGAAGGACGGCAAGGCGGTCATCGACCATCTCGGCGCGGCGTACCAATTCTCAGAATACAACTTGGTGCTCAAAAAAGCCGAGCTGTTCTTGAAGCCGAACGAAGTATCGCTCCGCGAGGCGACGGACGCCGACCGTCCGCTTATCATCGAGACGCTCAGTGAGGCGTTCGGCGACCCGCTCGACGTGACGGAGAACATCTATCAACAGATTGACACGCCGGACCGCGTGACCTATATCGGTGAGGTCGATGGTCGTCCGGTGGGGGTCATTCGTGCCCTCCTTTCGGGCGAAGATGCCGGCAGCATCCATGCGTTCGGCGTCAAGGCGGACGAGCAAGGCAAGGGCTACGGCACGAAGATGTTGAAGCAGATGGTCCAGCAGCTGTTCCGCATGGGCCGGACGAAGCTTGAGCTCGACGTCGAGACGGAGAACAAGGCCGCGCTCGAGATTTACAAGCGGGCCGGATTTGCGGAAAACGGCGGCTATGAGTTCTATTTATTAGAACTGTGAGGTGAGATAAATGGTTCGGAATTTGAAATGGCTCGGGGCCGCCTTTGAGGCGTTCCTCGGTATACCGGCACTCGGTGGGCTGTTCATCATCAGCATGGGCTACACACCGCTCGGGTTCATGCTCGTGTTCCATATCGTCTTGCTCGTCGTGTCGCTGTCGCGGCTGAAACGAATTTCGGTCGGGGCACTCGTCGGGATTACGGCATCGGTGCTCGGGTTCATCCCGTTCCTCGGCATGATGCTACACTGGGCGGCTGCGATCGCACTCGCAATCGACGCACTCATGACCCCGCGCGAACAGGTGCACATGACAAAAGAAGATGACCGTTTTTAATGAAGACGCTCTCGGTGACGAGGGCGTTTTTTCATTGACCAAAACTTCAACTGAAAACGCTATACAAAAGCTGGGGTTAGGACGATATAAAAGGTGATGAAGACATAAGAGGAGGAACTCATAGTGAAGCTATTCAAAAACTTTACGACCCAACTGCTCGCTTGGATTTTGGTCACATCCTTTATCACGGGCGGAGCGGTCGGCTGGATCACGCTTTTGCTGCTCACCGAGCTTGAGATGGAGAAAGGGCAGGTCATGCTCGTCGGGACGGCCGTGGCCTTGCTCATTTCAGGAATCGGCGGTGCCGTCATCTACTTGATCGCCCGTCGCCCGCTCAAGGCAATCGAATTGGCGTCGGACAAGGCGGTCGAAGTCGGCAACGGCGACTTGACGGTCGTGTTCGCGGACGAGACGACGACAGACCGTTCAGAGATGGGCCGTCTGCTCCTCTCGATGGACAACATGGTCGGACACCTTCGTGAACAAGGGACGAACATGCGCTACACAGCGGACCAGCTCACCGGTTCGGCGCAAGAGATTGCGGCAGCGGTCCAAGAAGGCAATATCGCCGGCGACAACATCCGTCAAGCGATGGACGCCTTGAACAAGATGCTCGAGGACAACGTCAGCGCGACGTATAGCTCTATGGACTTGCTCGGTGCTGTCGCTCGGACGATGGAGAACATCCGTCAAGAGATGGGCTCGGCGCTCGAATCAGCGAGTGAGATGCAACAAGAAGCGGAGAGTGGCAAAGGCCTTGCCTCGTCGTCGGTCGATGCGATGCATGCGATTGCTGGAAAAGTCGAGCAGTCGTCGACGCTCAACAGCAAGTTGACAGAGATGACGGGCGAGATCTCACGCATTACGGACGTTATCAGCGACATCTCGGCGCAGACGAACTTACTTGCCTTGAACGCATCGATTGAAGCGGCTCGGGCCGGTGAACACGGACGCGGCTTCGCGGTCGTCGCGGCCGAAGTCAAGAAGCTCGCCGAACAGACGGCGAACTCGACGCAAGAGATCACGGATTTGATTGTCGACGTGAAACGTCTCGTCGGTGACACGTCGTCATCGATGGCGAACGTGAAAGCGGAAGTGGAGACGGGCGTAGGTCTCGTTGAGAAGGCGGGTGGTGCGTTCGCATCAATCCACAACTCGGCGAACGAAGTGTACAGCCACGTCCATTCGGTCGATGCGCTCATAGATGAGTCGCGTGGCCAGATCGACTCGGTCGTCACGAACTCGGCTGGGATCGTCGGTATGGTCGAAGAGGCGTCACGCTACGCGACGGAAGTCACGTCAGCGGCAAGCCAACAGGCGGCGAGTCTCGGTGAAGTGAATGGCGCGATGACGGAGCTCGTCCGGGTCGCGGAGAGTTTGCAGAATGAGACGGAAATGGTCAAAGTATCAAATAATTGATTTAGTAATAGCCTATTTAAATCAATTATTCGTAAAATGAATTATGAGAATGGTAAAAACAGAGGACTGTTACCCGACCGGGCGATAACAATCCTCTGTTTTTGTTTGTCTTATCATGGGTATCAAAAAAGAAGGAGCTGATAAACTCTCCTTCTTTAAACGTTCAAGTTGTTTTAATAAATAAAGCGTGGAATATCAAACTCAACTGTATATTCTTCAAGCTGTTTATAAATCTCATGAATTTTAAAGGTTTGCTTATAGGCCCACTCGATATCGGTAGCGTATTGATACGTACCAGGTTTTGCTGGGTTAAAGCGCATTTTGTAAAGTGTATTCTGTTGTCGCGTATTGTTCACGTATCGTTTACTGATCCATTCTCCACCGCCATAAATAGAAGCTGCGGGAGTAAACCAGCCATTATCAAATGCGTGCTTGGCACCACCAGCTGTCGGATTGGCATCGGTCGCACCGATTCCGTACATGTTATAGACGAGTTTGTGACGAGTGCTCGTAGAAGTACTCAAGTTCCCATTCGTATCTACCCAAACACCAGAAGCAAGAGTGGATGTCCCGTTTCCTGTTTCAAGGAAAGCGTGTGACATTAAATAAATTTCGTTAATATTAAATGCCTTACCAGCGTCGATGAAAGCCTGTGCTTGACCAGATAAGATACCTTTACCTTGTAGTGCTTTATTCAAAATGGTTGCAGAGACACTGGATGATTTAGACAAATCTAAATACTGGAATGACTCGCGAGGTGAATCAAGCGCAGCCTCGAATTTAACGAGACGAGGATCAACTTGATTTAAAATATCAGACTCCATCGCTAACCGCCATGCGTTATCGAAGACTCGTTCAGATTCTCCTGCTTTCCGCTTATAAGAGATGATATAGAAGTTGTCTTTTTCTCCAAGAATCGAGACCACACTGTTACTGTTCAAAACTCCATAGATGTGGGAATTTGTTGTGGCATCGGCACGTACGTTCAAAGTGCTCGCCGAAACTCTTCCGCTTTGAGTGCCTTCAATCAATTGGATGAACTCTTTAGATACATAAGCAGCAGATCCACGGTATTTATCTGTCTGTGCATTAACATTCTTTTGAATTTGAACCATATCAGTTAATTTCAATTCATAATCGCTATAGTTTAAAACGACGTTTTTCGTGCCTGGGATTGTCTCTGGAACAGTCGGGCCCGTATATGGTTTGATGTAAGCGCTACTGACATAAGCAGGAATCAATTTATCACCAAGTTCAAATTCGATCTTAACCCACGAGTCATTTACATGTTCGATGACTCCGATAATTTGGTTGAACAATACAGTGCCGATTTCGTTTGAAGCTGTGACTTGTGGAGTACTACGAACCTTTAAACTCGGCATTGCTGTGACGATAGCCTCGTATTCAATTGAATAGTCCTCTTCTGTTTCAACCGGTTTACTTGTCGACGCGGGTGATTTCTCAGTTAAATATTTTTTAGAGACGTAACCGACTTTCCCATCATATTTAACCTTATACCAATCACCATGAGCAGATACAAACTCGACCTGTTTGTCGGTTAAGATAGTAGTCATTACTTTCCCGCTCAATGAATTTTTATCGCGCAAATTCAGATTAGCGGTTGTATAATAGTATTTTTTAGCAGTCGGAGCTACGGGTTTTGAAGAGGTTGGCTTGACTTCTGTCAAATAGCTACTCGCAACATAACCGGTTTTTCCGTTGTAAGTTACACGATACCAACTACCAGATTTCGATACATAGGTCACTTCTTTATTTTTCGGAATCGTGAGCAGAATTTTACCGGACCAAGAGGCCGCACTTCGTAAGTTAAGGTTTTCTTTTGTTTTATACGTAACTTTTTTAACGGGTGTGGATGCAGGCGGTTTAGGGGTTGGTTTTGGTGCTACAGGGCTAACCGTTTTGGTAGTTACCGCAACATAACTAGCAGACACATAACCTGTCTTTGATCCATATTTTACGCGATACCAATTCCCGGATTTCGAGATGTATTGGACCTCTTTGTTTTTTGGGATAGTGACGAGCACTTTACCCGAAAGTGATGCCGAACTACGTAAATTAAGATTTTCTTTGGTCTTATATACATTTGTTTTTGTTGTCGTTGAGGCGGGTGGCTTCGGTGTTGGCTTTGGAGCAGTAGGCTTTACGGTAACAGGATTAACGCTTTTATTGGTTACCTTAATATAGCTAGCAGACACAAAACCGGTTTTGGAGCCGTATTTCACCTTAAACCAATTGCCAGACTTCGCAATGTATTGGACTTCTTTGTTTTTCGGAATCGTAACGAGTACTTTGCCTTTCGTCGAGGCCGTGCTACGTAAATTCAAATTCACGGTTGTGGCATACACTTGTTTCGTCGTGCTAGATGAAGCGTTGTTTTTTGTGACTGTAGTAGGCTTCGGTGCAGCCGCGGTAGCATTTTTGACGACTGTGTTTTGTACCTTGACGTATTTGGCTGCGACATACCCAGTCTTTGATCCGTACTTTACGCGATACCAAGTTCCTGTTTTTGAAAGGTATTGCACCTCTTTATTCTTAGGGATGGTGACAAGGACTCGCGCTTTCAGGCTGGCCGATTGACGCAAATTCAAGTTATCGGTGACAGTATATGTCTGCTTGACCTTACTTGTCGGTGCAGGTGTTGCTGTTGTCATTTTTAAATAGGCGGAAGAAACGTAGCGTTTCGCCCCTTTATAGTCAATCTCAGCCCAAGACCCTTTGACGTTCAAGACAGAGACTTTGTTTCCTTTTGTCAACTTTCCAACGATTGGAGATGATGTAGAGGAAGATTGTCGAACATTTAAGATAGATGTATCGACAGTAGCTGTTTTCGATGCGGCATTTACGTCTTGAGTATACATCGTGGCAAACAGCACACCGGATAAAAAGATGGCTGTACTCAAGCGTTTACTTCGTTTGTTCAATGGTTTCCCTCCTTGATTTGAAAACGATAAATAATGAATGTTCGAACCAAGTATAGAGAAAATTGGGAATGGATTGAAAGGAAGAATTTATAAAATAGGTAAACGCTTGTGTGTTAATTGGAACTTTTATGGTGTCATTTAATGTGTATTTTAAGAAAGGAATATTAAGTTGAGCCTGTTTCTTAGTATATAAAGATAGGTGTTATCTGTTTATGTATCAGCCATAAGGTGTGTGGGAATTAAGGTCGTCATATCACTTTTGATTTGATACGTCAGGAATCATTACCAAAGTGAATTGTAGAGGATTAGTGCAATCACTCGGCCAGACTTTCGAATTATCAATCTATAAAGAAATGCACGATTTGAATTATTTTTCCGAAAATGCTAAACAGAATCGCGATGACTCCGATATAGAGTATGGAAACGATAAAACGTTCCAACTAATACAAGGTGAGGGGCCGGCCTAAGCCTTGTATGCTCGGACAAATGGATTTGGAAGAGCGGAAAAAACTCAAACCTATGGAGGGAAATTACAATGATTATCAATAACAACTTAAACGCAATGAACGCACATCGTAATATGTCATTCAACACTTCGAACACTGGTAAAGCGATGGAGAAATTGTCTTCAGGTCTTCGCATCAACCGTGCAGGTGACGATGCTGCTGGTCTTGCAATCTCTGAAAAAATGCGTGGTCAAATTCGCGGTTTAGACCAAGCGACACGTAACTCACAAGATGGTATTTCTATGATTCAAACAGCTGAAGGTGCATTGAATGAGACGCACTCAATCCTTCAACGTATGCGTGAACTTGGAGTTCAAGGTGCCAACGATACTAACGTTGCTCAAGATCGTGATGCTATCCAAGAAGAACTCACTGCTTTAAAGAGTGAAATCGATCGCATCGGCAATACAACAGAATTTAACAAACAAACATTATTAAACGGCGGTCTTGGTGGAACTGTTGATCAAGATGCTGCTACTACTACAGTACTTGCTGTTACAGGTGTAGCTAGTGCTTCAACTAATGGAGCGGCAGCAGGTACTTACGCAATTACTGCCGCTGCTGGTGAGTTAACTATGACTTTCGGTGGTAAAACGCAAACAATCGCCAATGCTGACGGAGCTCAAGAGTTGAACTTCTCTGAATTCGGCATTTCGATTAAAACAAATGCAGGTTACACAGCTGATGATGCTGTAGGTAACGTTGTAGTTGACCCTGGATCAGTTACTTTCCAAATCGGAGCTAACGAAGATCAAAACTTAAGCCTTAACATTCGTAACATGAAAACGGATGGTGTCTTAAACCTTGCTACTGCTGGTCGTGTAGATGTTTCTACGCACGATGCAGCTAAAGCTTCTGTAACAAATATCGAGAGCGCAATCACTGAAGTTTCGAAAGAACGTTCAAAATTAGGTGCATACCAAAACCGTCTCGAGCACACAATCAACAACCTTAAAACATCTTCTGAAAACCTAACAGCGGCTGAATCACGCGTTCGTGACGTTGACATGGCGAAAGAAATGATGAACTTTACGAAAAACAACATCCTCAACCAAGCTTCGCAAGCAATGTTAGCTCAATCGAAATCTCAACCAGAAGCGGTTCTTCAACTTCTTCGGTAAGATTTACGGGCGTCTTATCTGGTAACGGATAAGAGTACCACTGGGTGAATTGCTGGGACTCCTGAGAGCCCTCCTTACGACAACGTGACTGGAAACGGTGAGCGTGAGCGTTATGAAAAAAGGAAGGGATTGGACAATCAGCAGCCAAGCATCTGTCAGGAAACTGTGATGAAGGTTCAACGACTAGGATGAACGACCTACCGACTTCAGGTCCATGGTTATGAGATCCGTACCTCAACAACGGTGAGGGAAGTGCCCAGCCCCTATTTTACAATAACATTTTATTTTATATTAAAATTGTAAAAGGGTGAAGATATAGTCTGGTCTATATTGAAAAATATGGTGAACTGCAAGCAAATCAACAGCCGCAAGCTGTACTTCAATTGCTCCGTTAATATAGCAATTGACTATCTAAACGTTATATTAAAAACCGTGGAGCTTATGCTTCACGGTTTTTCACGTCTTGCCATTTATAAACGACCGACCAGTATGTTCGATTCAATCGTCGGGCAATCTCTTTGTCCGTGACTCCTTGTTGTTTCCAATTGATGAGTAAAGCGATGTCTTCGTCACTATACGGTCTAGCGGGGATGGAGACGCGAATCTTGTAGTCCGGATGTGTTTGTTTATACGTCTCTACTTCGGTCTGTAGACGTGTTCCCCATGACAGTTTATATATGAAGTCAGGTAGTTCGGCAATGTAAGGCTCGAATAAATTTAAAATGTCGAACGTGTCAGTCACTTTTGTCGTTTTCAAATAGTAGCCGGTGCCGCTCGGCGTGCCTGATGTTCGAACGTTAATGTCGTAGCGCGCTTTCATCCAGGTGGCTAACTGTTCCAACTGGTGTCTTGAAAATGCTTGTAAGTAGAAAGCGATATGAGGAGTGAATTGAATTTCTTTCTTATCATGATTGAAACGCTTACTGAGGAGAAGGGAGCCATCGTCTAAGTAGAGTGTGAGCAGAAATGAAGGATGATGGATATCTTTAAGCAACTTGAATGGAACGTGTTTTTTGTTGTTCGGATAAAAAAGTGGGAAGAGTTTCGTCATCAGAGGAATTGAGCGCGACACGAGGTTGTTTCCCCGTAAGTACAATAAATTAGATAGCTTTTGTTGTTTCCATTGGCGGTAACTTAACTGTCCCATCCCGAAATGCTCCCGGTAACTGTTGTTCACCCGTCGATCATACGGATAGCACTTCGTGATTTCTCCATCCCCCAAAATACTAGCAACTAGAATCGCTACTTGTTCGTCGGATAATCCTTCCCAGTCCATCTCAATTCTCTCCTTTACATAGTAATCTTCTTATAGAAGTAATCCCCGATTTATCTTAATGACCTGATTCAATAATTTGTTAGCTCATCTCAAGTTTTTGATTGACAAGTCGATACATAGGAAGATAAAAGGTGCTTGAACGGTCAACGATTTGTTAAAGGAGCTCAAAGCTGTCTACACCGAACAAAAGCGATTGGACGAACTAGAAGAATTTTGATGATAATATGTGATCCATCGCGATTGAAGCAACGACTTGTGAAGCCGAGAAAAAGTACAGTTGCAGGAACAATTTCAAGATTTATAAGCCTAGGTCAACTATTTAGAAGTGAAGAAACATCAATCATTTCGCCAAAGCACTACAAACTGACCTGATTTCGACCGATATAATCCATGAGAACAATGAGTAGAGGAGTAGACGCATATGAACCCGACCATTTCTGAAGTCCGGCTTCACCTACCTTCTTCCGTCTTGCCGTATGAACAAACGAAAAACGTGTTCGTCGAAGCGAATCAAAAAGCCCTCGCTGACGAAGGCATCGTTATTCTCCCGACGCCTCAACACGTGACAAAATTAGAGGCGGCCGTCGAGAAGGCGAATCTGGTACTCGAGCAACAACGTACCGGTTTGAAGTTCATGAAACATGAAAAACTGAACGACTACTATATTCAAATCGTGGATACGAACAACGAAGTCATTCGCGAAATCCCAAGCAAGAAGTCACTCGACTTCTTCGCGGCGTTCATAGAATTTAATCAGCTCTTCGATGAACGTGTATAAAGGAGGTAAATCATGACGTCACCCATCCGATTTGGCGGACTCGCCAGTGGAATTGATACCGATACAATCATAAAGCAATTGATGCAAGTGGAACGAGTACCGGTCGACAAGCTTGAACAAAAGAAACAAACGACTGAATGGAAGCGAGACGCCTACCGCGAAATCAATCGCTCACTCATGACAATGCGGAACAGTGCGGTCGATCTCATGTTTAGTCGAAACTTTCTGGCTAAAACTGCATCGTCATCTGACACGTCTCGTGTAGAAGTCACTTCTTCACCATCGAGTGGGAATGCCGCGCTCGAGATTCGAAGTGTAGAGAATTTGGCAACTTCTGCGAGTCATATTGTTCAATTGAGAGATAAGAATAACAATTTGGTAACGCGAGAGACTGCTGCTAAGGATTTGGACTTAGAAATCAATACAAAAATACAAACGTTCACGGGTTCCCCAACTGAAGTTACTTTAGATTCAAAGATGAATGACGGCGGTAAACTGTTTATTAACAATGTAGAATTGTTGCCGACAGAATATACCTATGATTCAGCTACAGGAAAAGTGACATTCAATTCACAGATTGCTGAAGGGGCTGAATTAAAGTACGAATCCGGTTTTAAAATCGAATATATTAACAAGGACGGCGGTACTCCAGCAGAGCTGACGATTGGAGCAGATGCCAAGTTTAGTGATGTTATCACTCAATTGAGTTCGAAAGACACAAATTTCTCCGCATTCTTCAACGAAGCTTCTGGGGAGTTGGCACTAACTCATCGAAACACTGGAAGTGAATCGACGATTGCTTTCACTGGTGCAGCAGCAACGTTTTTTAACGCTAGTGTTGCAAGCGACATTAAAGGTGAAGATGCAGTTTTCAACGTAAATGGGATTCAGCTAACACGAAGTTCGAATACGGTGATAATCGACAATATGACAATCACACTTAAGTCTGAGTTTAAAGCTGCTGATAATCCGACGCCAGTTACGCTCTTGGCCGCAACCGACACCCAAAAGATTTTCGACAACATCAAAGGATTCGTCGACAAATATAATGAGACAATTGATCTTATGAATAAAAAAGTCCGTGAAGAACGTTTCCGTTCATTTACTCCGCTCACTCAGGCACAGCGCGATGAACTCTCTGAAGACGAAATCAAGAAGTGGGAAGACAAAGCAATGAGCGGGATGCTTCGTGGCGATACGATT
This sequence is a window from Exiguobacterium mexicanum. Protein-coding genes within it:
- a CDS encoding methyl-accepting chemotaxis protein — encoded protein: MKLFKNFTTQLLAWILVTSFITGGAVGWITLLLLTELEMEKGQVMLVGTAVALLISGIGGAVIYLIARRPLKAIELASDKAVEVGNGDLTVVFADETTTDRSEMGRLLLSMDNMVGHLREQGTNMRYTADQLTGSAQEIAAAVQEGNIAGDNIRQAMDALNKMLEDNVSATYSSMDLLGAVARTMENIRQEMGSALESASEMQQEAESGKGLASSSVDAMHAIAGKVEQSSTLNSKLTEMTGEISRITDVISDISAQTNLLALNASIEAARAGEHGRGFAVVAAEVKKLAEQTANSTQEITDLIVDVKRLVGDTSSSMANVKAEVETGVGLVEKAGGAFASIHNSANEVYSHVHSVDALIDESRGQIDSVVTNSAGIVGMVEEASRYATEVTSAASQQAASLGEVNGAMTELVRVAESLQNETEMVKVSNN
- a CDS encoding IS3 family transposase (programmed frameshift); this encodes MTRSRHTIEQKLSALRMMNQGTYTWKEIREAHDVSMDTLQLWKVKFDTGGIDALKQSRTWKPYTKEQKIAAVRDYLGGLTKLETLSKHQISHWSVLHRWIRKYTSHSELTDSRKGMGLAMTKGRKTTFEERFEIVKYCLENGRNYQQTAEQYQVSYAQVYGWVKKYDTTGAEALLDRRGRTKPEDELSEEEKLKRRIQQMELENELLRADNLFPKKVRGDREEVVISQVRLQQRYIAIKELNEEEALSIVLLCRVAGISRAAYYKWLNRTISVRQEENEKLLEDIRLLYDQANGTYGYRRITMTINRLRRQQSLSPFNEKRIYRLMHSHGIQSIIRRKRRKHKKSTPQHVAENLMNREFSAARPDEKWCTDVTEFKYGAGKKAYLSAIIDLYDGSIVAYRVGKSNNNGLVFKTMMPAIARLRTGASLMIHSDRGFQYTSRGFKRMVEDAGLTHSMSRVGRCIDNAPIESFWGTLKVEMYYLREFQAYSELTKAIENYIAFYNHDRFQKRLNGLSPVEYRSQAA
- a CDS encoding GNAT family N-acetyltransferase; the encoded protein is MNWTVEEVRQAEQVGALEAAVNAYDKIDVKLGHVAVGQNDYAVYDDETLVGYMVLFPYLPNEYEVNALVHPDYRKQGVFTALLEAAKQDAKQNGCEAFTFVIDRKSKDGKAVIDHLGAAYQFSEYNLVLKKAELFLKPNEVSLREATDADRPLIIETLSEAFGDPLDVTENIYQQIDTPDRVTYIGEVDGRPVGVIRALLSGEDAGSIHAFGVKADEQGKGYGTKMLKQMVQQLFRMGRTKLELDVETENKAALEIYKRAGFAENGGYEFYLLEL
- a CDS encoding putative quinol monooxygenase; this translates as MKPYGLFGKLTAVPGEHEMLLAILLEAAEAMEREATCCVYQVAASLDDESIVVYEVWESMEAHQQSLSLETTQTLIGKARPILANIERLAVFEPRDGH
- a CDS encoding SH3 domain-containing protein, with product MNKRSKRLSTAIFLSGVLFATMYTQDVNAASKTATVDTSILNVRQSSSTSSPIVGKLTKGNKVSVLNVKGSWAEIDYKGAKRYVSSAYLKMTTATPAPTSKVKQTYTVTDNLNLRQSASLKARVLVTIPKNKEVQYLSKTGTWYRVKYGSKTGYVAAKYVKVQNTVVKNATAAAPKPTTVTKNNASSSTTKQVYATTVNLNLRSTASTKGKVLVTIPKNKEVQYIAKSGNWFKVKYGSKTGFVSASYIKVTNKSVNPVTVKPTAPKPTPKPPASTTTKTNVYKTKENLNLRSSASLSGKVLVTIPKNKEVQYISKSGNWYRVKYGSKTGYVSASYVAVTTKTVSPVAPKPTPKPPASTPVKKVTYKTKENLNLRSAASWSGKILLTIPKNKEVTYVSKSGSWYRVTYNGKTGYVASSYLTEVKPTSSKPVAPTAKKYYYTTANLNLRDKNSLSGKVMTTILTDKQVEFVSAHGDWYKVKYDGKVGYVSKKYLTEKSPASTSKPVETEEDYSIEYEAIVTAMPSLKVRSTPQVTASNEIGTVLFNQIIGVIEHVNDSWVKIEFELGDKLIPAYVSSAYIKPYTGPTVPETIPGTKNVVLNYSDYELKLTDMVQIQKNVNAQTDKYRGSAAYVSKEFIQLIEGTQSGRVSASTLNVRADATTNSHIYGVLNSNSVVSILGEKDNFYIISYKRKAGESERVFDNAWRLAMESDILNQVDPRLVKFEAALDSPRESFQYLDLSKSSSVSATILNKALQGKGILSGQAQAFIDAGKAFNINEIYLMSHAFLETGNGTSTLASGVWVDTNGNLSTSTSTRHKLVYNMYGIGATDANPTAGGAKHAFDNGWFTPAASIYGGGEWISKRYVNNTRQQNTLYKMRFNPAKPGTYQYATDIEWAYKQTFKIHEIYKQLEEYTVEFDIPRFIY